The DNA region CTTGCGCGCCCCGTGGCCGGCGTGGCCGAAGCTTGCGCCGCGAGCCACAGCGGCGACTCGGGCAGGGCCACGAGTACCAACAGGCCGAGCATGGCCGGTACGGCCGCCAGGTAAAAGATCCAATGCCAACTTTCGGGAGTCAGCGGCCAGACGCGTGTCAGTTGAGACAACAGCAGCACGCCGATATTGATCCCGGCGCCCAGCACGCCCGATACGAACGGTCGCGAGGCGTTCGACCAACATTCGGCCACCAAGGCCACGCCGTTGGGCCACATCCCGCCGACGCCCAACCCGACAAGAAACCGCAAGGCGAGCATCTCCATCGGTGTGCGCACCCAGGCGCCCAGCCCCGCGAAGAGCGAATAGCAAAGAATGCTCACGCCCATGGCGCGCGTACGGCCGATGCGATCGCCGAGACTGCCCAAGGCAATGCCCCCCACCGCCGCGCCGAGCATCAATGCGGCCGTATACCAGGCAAACCAGAGACCGCCGAGCTGCTCGGTAAATCCGTCGCCCAAGAGCGACCGGGTCACGCTCAACGAGGCCACGGGCATGAGCCCCAGTTCGACGCCATCGAACACCAGGCCTGCAAAGGCCGCCGCCAAGACCGCCAGGCGGGCACCGGCCGACAACGGCATGCTGACCGACGAAGTGCTCACGCCTGCTCCTCGCCCGTCACGGCGTCCTGGAGCAAGACCTCGTAGACCTGCGCGTGACCGCTGACGTCGGACGTAAAGACGACGCGCGACCCGTCCGGCGAAAAGTTCGGGTGGGGGTGCGTGTGTTGCGGCGCATAGACGGCCACGGGCCCGTCGTCGTAGGGGCAGTGGTCCGTATGCCAATGCTCGCCGGCGTTGCTCGCACGGGTCAAACACAACGGGCGGGACTGGCCGCCTCCGGCGCGCGGGTCGAACAACTGCAGCCCCCGGTCGGGCCAATTCGTATCGCACACCATCCACCGCCCGTCGCGCGACACGGCCGCATGCCAGGCGTTGAAGGTGCAGACCGTGCGCACCGCGCCGTGAAGCACGTCGATGCCCAACATGCCGTGCGGCCAATCGACCGTCAGCAGCTCGAGTGCCAGCGGGTTCCACACCTCGTGGACAATCCATTGCTTGTGCGCCGCGTCGCGCTCGTAAATCAGGCGATGATCGGTGCCATCGCGGCGTACGACCCACAGCCGGTTCGTGTACGGACCTGCATAGCGCAGCCAGGTATTGTCGCGCGGGTGAAACTCGGGATGCCCGATCGAATCGCGTTCGACGAGCGTCGTGGCATGGCCCGTCGAGGTGTCGAGCACGAACAGCCGCGCCGTGGCGCCGACCTTGACCGGAATCGCCCAGTAGCGGTCGTCGTGGCTGAGCGAGGTCGTGCCCATCGCGTCGCCGACCATGCCCGGCGGCACCATCGGCACGTCGCCGAAACGGGCGAGGCACTCTTCGCGCTGGTCGTCGCAGCGCACGCGCCAGGCGCCGCAACCGGCCGTGAAGTAGACGTATTGCCCGTCGTGCGCCGGGTGAATCGACCACTCGTTCAGATCGGCGCGGTCGGTCAATTGGACCAGGCGGCCCGTCGCGCGTTCTTCGACGAAGATCTGCGGAGTGCCGGTCCGATGCGAGACGAACACGAGCCATCGC from Pirellulales bacterium includes:
- a CDS encoding MFS transporter yields the protein MSTSSVSMPLSAGARLAVLAAAFAGLVFDGVELGLMPVASLSVTRSLLGDGFTEQLGGLWFAWYTAALMLGAAVGGIALGSLGDRIGRTRAMGVSILCYSLFAGLGAWVRTPMEMLALRFLVGLGVGGMWPNGVALVAECWSNASRPFVSGVLGAGINIGVLLLSQLTRVWPLTPESWHWIFYLAAVPAMLGLLVLVALPESPLWLAAQASATPATGRASELFRPELRRATIVGIVLASIPLVGAWAASKWIMPWADVVGEAAQRPDYKSTTQGWWAVGAVVGSFVGAPLAARFGRRKAYCLISVGAATLTWAMFQWTAPLRPLFLYVVCAQGFVATLFFGWLPLYLPELFPLRVRAAGSGLAMNLGRFATALGVLAAGSLFGLLGGDYGRVGAAGSFVYALGLLAIAWAPDTTAKTMDE
- a CDS encoding oligogalacturonate lyase family protein, with product MSKGRVYPAEGGLERDPATGARVRRVTSFPAIHHHPFYYLPAYDDALRWLVFVSHRTGTPQIFVEERATGRLVQLTDRADLNEWSIHPAHDGQYVYFTAGCGAWRVRCDDQREECLARFGDVPMVPPGMVGDAMGTTSLSHDDRYWAIPVKVGATARLFVLDTSTGHATTLVERDSIGHPEFHPRDNTWLRYAGPYTNRLWVVRRDGTDHRLIYERDAAHKQWIVHEVWNPLALELLTVDWPHGMLGIDVLHGAVRTVCTFNAWHAAVSRDGRWMVCDTNWPDRGLQLFDPRAGGGQSRPLCLTRASNAGEHWHTDHCPYDDGPVAVYAPQHTHPHPNFSPDGSRVVFTSDVSGHAQVYEVLLQDAVTGEEQA